A portion of the Eulemur rufifrons isolate Redbay chromosome 30, OSU_ERuf_1, whole genome shotgun sequence genome contains these proteins:
- the SNX12 gene encoding sorting nexin-12 isoform X6, protein MSDTAVADTRRLNSKPQDLTDAYGPPSNFLEIDIFNPQTVGVGRARFTTYETNLPIFKLKESCVRRRYSDFEWLKNELERDSKNCWAPTGSERTLPTHVPAGGGN, encoded by the exons ATGTCGGACACGGCAGTCGCTGACACTCGGCGCCTTAACTCCAAGCCGCAGGACCTGACCGACGCTTACGGACCGCCAAGTAACTTCCTGGAGATCGACATCTTTAATCCTCAGACGGTGGGCGTGGGCCGCGCGCGCTTCACCACCTATGAG ACAAACTTACCTATCTTCAAGCTGAAGGAGTCCTGTGTACGGCGGCGCTACAGTGACTTTGAGTGGCTGAAGAATGAGCTGGAGCGAGATAGTAAG AATTGCTGGGCACCCACTGGCTCAGAACGAACGCTGCCTACACATGTTCCTGCAGGAGGAGGCAATTGA
- the SNX12 gene encoding sorting nexin-12 isoform X4 — translation MSDTAVADTRRLNSKPQDLTDAYGPPSNFLEIDIFNPQTVGVGRARFTTYEVRMRIVVPPLPGKALKRQLPFRGDEGIFEESFIEERRQGLEQFINKIAGHPLAQNERCLHMFLQEEAIDRNYVPGKVRQ, via the exons ATGTCGGACACGGCAGTCGCTGACACTCGGCGCCTTAACTCCAAGCCGCAGGACCTGACCGACGCTTACGGACCGCCAAGTAACTTCCTGGAGATCGACATCTTTAATCCTCAGACGGTGGGCGTGGGCCGCGCGCGCTTCACCACCTATGAGGTTCGCATGCGG ATTGTAGTACCACCACTGCCTGGGAAAGCCTTGAAGCGGCAGCTCCCTTTCCGAGGAGATGAAGGGATCTTTGAAGAGTCTTTCATTGAAGAAAGGAGGCAGGGCCTTGAACAGTTTATTAACAA AATTGCTGGGCACCCACTGGCTCAGAACGAACGCTGCCTACACATGTTCCTGCAGGAGGAGGCAATTGACAGGAACTACGTCCCTGGGAAGGTGCGCCAGTAG
- the SNX12 gene encoding sorting nexin-12 isoform X3 has translation MSDTAVADTRRLNSKPQDLTDAYGPPSNFLEIDIFNPQTTNLPIFKLKESCVRRRYSDFEWLKNELERDSKIVVPPLPGKALKRQLPFRGDEGIFEESFIEERRQGLEQFINKIAGHPLAQNERCLHMFLQEEAIDRNYVPGKVRQ, from the exons ATGTCGGACACGGCAGTCGCTGACACTCGGCGCCTTAACTCCAAGCCGCAGGACCTGACCGACGCTTACGGACCGCCAAGTAACTTCCTGGAGATCGACATCTTTAATCCTCAGACG ACAAACTTACCTATCTTCAAGCTGAAGGAGTCCTGTGTACGGCGGCGCTACAGTGACTTTGAGTGGCTGAAGAATGAGCTGGAGCGAGATAGTAAG ATTGTAGTACCACCACTGCCTGGGAAAGCCTTGAAGCGGCAGCTCCCTTTCCGAGGAGATGAAGGGATCTTTGAAGAGTCTTTCATTGAAGAAAGGAGGCAGGGCCTTGAACAGTTTATTAACAA AATTGCTGGGCACCCACTGGCTCAGAACGAACGCTGCCTACACATGTTCCTGCAGGAGGAGGCAATTGACAGGAACTACGTCCCTGGGAAGGTGCGCCAGTAG
- the SNX12 gene encoding sorting nexin-12 isoform X2, with translation MSDTAVADTRRLNSKPQDLTDAYGPPSNFLEIDIFNPQTVGVGRARFTTYETNLPIFKLKESCVRRRYSDFEWLKNELERDSKIVVPPLPGKALKRQLPFRGDEGIFEESFIEERRQGLEQFINKIAGHPLAQNERCLHMFLQEEAIDRNYVPGKVRQ, from the exons ATGTCGGACACGGCAGTCGCTGACACTCGGCGCCTTAACTCCAAGCCGCAGGACCTGACCGACGCTTACGGACCGCCAAGTAACTTCCTGGAGATCGACATCTTTAATCCTCAGACGGTGGGCGTGGGCCGCGCGCGCTTCACCACCTATGAG ACAAACTTACCTATCTTCAAGCTGAAGGAGTCCTGTGTACGGCGGCGCTACAGTGACTTTGAGTGGCTGAAGAATGAGCTGGAGCGAGATAGTAAG ATTGTAGTACCACCACTGCCTGGGAAAGCCTTGAAGCGGCAGCTCCCTTTCCGAGGAGATGAAGGGATCTTTGAAGAGTCTTTCATTGAAGAAAGGAGGCAGGGCCTTGAACAGTTTATTAACAA AATTGCTGGGCACCCACTGGCTCAGAACGAACGCTGCCTACACATGTTCCTGCAGGAGGAGGCAATTGACAGGAACTACGTCCCTGGGAAGGTGCGCCAGTAG
- the SNX12 gene encoding sorting nexin-12 isoform X1 encodes MSDTAVADTRRLNSKPQDLTDAYGPPSNFLEIDIFNPQTVGVGRARFTTYEVRMRTNLPIFKLKESCVRRRYSDFEWLKNELERDSKIVVPPLPGKALKRQLPFRGDEGIFEESFIEERRQGLEQFINKIAGHPLAQNERCLHMFLQEEAIDRNYVPGKVRQ; translated from the exons ATGTCGGACACGGCAGTCGCTGACACTCGGCGCCTTAACTCCAAGCCGCAGGACCTGACCGACGCTTACGGACCGCCAAGTAACTTCCTGGAGATCGACATCTTTAATCCTCAGACGGTGGGCGTGGGCCGCGCGCGCTTCACCACCTATGAGGTTCGCATGCGG ACAAACTTACCTATCTTCAAGCTGAAGGAGTCCTGTGTACGGCGGCGCTACAGTGACTTTGAGTGGCTGAAGAATGAGCTGGAGCGAGATAGTAAG ATTGTAGTACCACCACTGCCTGGGAAAGCCTTGAAGCGGCAGCTCCCTTTCCGAGGAGATGAAGGGATCTTTGAAGAGTCTTTCATTGAAGAAAGGAGGCAGGGCCTTGAACAGTTTATTAACAA AATTGCTGGGCACCCACTGGCTCAGAACGAACGCTGCCTACACATGTTCCTGCAGGAGGAGGCAATTGACAGGAACTACGTCCCTGGGAAGGTGCGCCAGTAG
- the SNX12 gene encoding sorting nexin-12 isoform X5, with protein sequence MSDTAVADTRRLNSKPQDLTDAYGPPSNFLEIDIFNPQTVGVGRARFTTYEVRMRTNLPIFKLKESCVRRRYSDFEWLKNELERDSKNCWAPTGSERTLPTHVPAGGGN encoded by the exons ATGTCGGACACGGCAGTCGCTGACACTCGGCGCCTTAACTCCAAGCCGCAGGACCTGACCGACGCTTACGGACCGCCAAGTAACTTCCTGGAGATCGACATCTTTAATCCTCAGACGGTGGGCGTGGGCCGCGCGCGCTTCACCACCTATGAGGTTCGCATGCGG ACAAACTTACCTATCTTCAAGCTGAAGGAGTCCTGTGTACGGCGGCGCTACAGTGACTTTGAGTGGCTGAAGAATGAGCTGGAGCGAGATAGTAAG AATTGCTGGGCACCCACTGGCTCAGAACGAACGCTGCCTACACATGTTCCTGCAGGAGGAGGCAATTGA